A region of Coccinella septempunctata chromosome 5, icCocSept1.1, whole genome shotgun sequence DNA encodes the following proteins:
- the LOC123313970 gene encoding uncharacterized protein LOC123313970: MSESTTSNIGHLREFDPAISEWSIFKRRIDNYFVANTITDEKRKGAILLNVLSEEAYKLVFNMCLPEEPETKTYKVLSDLLTNHFKPSESVFAARYKFYTAKKGSTETAKEWAARLRNFAAQCQFNNLQLEMVLRDIFIVNYDKGNVQDRLLEEKNSVTFTEMVELASAKSAATQASMNNWENLIKKEVDLHYAGTQSCQSVSKKGSPPNQESSRTSSNQQNKCEICGRRNHSKDKCFYRDCLCHFCGKKGHLATVCKQKQGNSKARPLPFAMREKVEQELERLLSLGVIEPVDYSPWGTPVVPVIKKDGSVRLCGDFKVTLNPHIEIDKYPLPRIEQLFASLQGGEHFTKLDLANAYTQLMESLLQGVDGVVIFIDDIVVTGKDRAEHLERLEKVFERLQDAGFKISVNKCEFFKSKITYMGYQIDKTGLHTCQEKIEAFNKAPVPKDISQLKSFLGLVNYYGKFVPNLSSILHPLYNLLRDRVQWQLGNVTWKRHLDQIIPMSSDALALPGEINSELLDPGEVSHEENEVNQDLPERSDELVSEYESNVITRPRRNIRPVERLTYV; the protein is encoded by the exons ATGTCTGAATCTACGACATCAAACATCGGACATTTACGGGAGTTCGATCCCGCCATTTCGGAATGGTCCATTTTTAAAAGAAGAATTGACAATTACTTCGTTGCAAATACGATCACGGACGAAAAACGGAAAGGAGCCATCCTGTTGAATGTCCTTAGCGAAGAAGCTTACAAGCTAGTGTTTAACATGTGCTTGCCGGAGGAACCAGAAACTAAAACATACAAAGTACTCAGTGATCTACTCACTAATCATTTCAAACCGAGTGAAAGTGTATTTGCTGCACGATACAAATTTTATACAGCTAAGAAGGGATCAACAGAAACTGCAAAAGAATGGGCAGCTCGTCTAAGAAATTTTGCAGCGCAGTGTCAATTTAATAATTTACAACTAGAAATGGTTCTGAGGGACATATTCATAGTAAACTACGACAAGGGAAATGTTCAAGATCGTCTTctggaagaaaaaaattcagtaaCTTTTACTGAAATGGTTGAATTGGCATCAGCAAAATCTGCTGCGACGCAGGCATCGATGAATAACTGGGAGAATTTAATCAAGAAAGAAGTGGATTTGCATTACGCAGGTACACAGTCATGTCAGAGTGTATCGAAGAAGGGGAGTCCACCGAATCAAGAATCGTCAAGAACATCCAGTAATCAACAGAACAAATGCGAAATCTGTGGAAGACGGAATCACTCAAAAGATAAGTGTTTTTATCGCGATTGTCTCTGTCACTTCTGTGGTAAAAAAGGTCACCTCGCAACAGTTTGTAAACAAAAACAGGGAAATTCAAA GGCTAGACCTCTTCCGTTCGCCATGAGGGAGAAAGTTGAGCAGGAACTGGAAAGGCTTCTGAGTTTAGGGGTCATCGAACCAGTTGATTATTCACCGTGGGGAACGCCAGTGGTGCCCGTGATTAAAAAAGATGGTTCAGTAAGACTGTGCGGAGATTTTAAGGTAACACTTAACCCTCACATCGAAATTGATAAATATCCTTTGCCTCGCATAGAACAACTCTTTGCTAGCCTTCAGGGCGGTGAACATTTCACGAAATTAGATTTAGCCAATGCTTATACCCAG ttgatgGAATCGTTGTTACAAGGAGTAGATGGTGTTGTAATTTTTATTGACGATATAGTCGTTACTGGTAAGGATAGAGCCGAACATCTCGAGAGGTTGGAGAAAGTATTCGAGAGATTACAGGATGCGGGTTTCAAAATTTCCGTCAATAAATgcgaatttttcaaatcaaaaattaCATATATGGGTTATCAAATTGATAAAACCGGTTTGCATACTTGTCAGGAGAAAATCGAGGCTTTCAATAAAGCGCCGGTGCCAAAAGATATCTCACAGCTCAAATCATTCCTTGGTTTGGTGAACTACTACGGAAAATTCGTGCCAAATCTATCATCGATTTTACACCCGTTGTATAATTTGTTGAGGGATAGGGTACAATGGC AGTTGGGAAATGTAACATGGAAACGTCACTTGGATCAGATTATTCCCATGTCTTCTGATGCTTTGGCACTTCCGGGGGAGATTAATAGCGAGTTGCTTGATCCAGGTGAGGTTTCTCATGAGGAAAATGAAGTGAATCAAGATTTACCTGAGAGATCTGATGAGTTGGTTTCCGAGTATGAAAGTAATGTAATAACGAGACCAAGACGAAATATTAGACCTGTAGAGCGTTTAACTTATGTTTAG